A single window of Nocardioides baekrokdamisoli DNA harbors:
- a CDS encoding cyclic nucleotide-binding domain-containing protein, translating to MDHRHDYEITDRDAHFAGLLTRRQYHPRLSRSEKSELARQLSGHPLLAGMTASEISGLIAASHAFVYPEHWTISAQSSCSDMCFLILEGEVAMSRNHEDVRLVGPGDVIGLADAAHHHVHHEAAVSQTRVTGVAVDSEPLLAVLGAHAPAPVREGALAAAYAPAGVAVS from the coding sequence ATGGACCACCGCCACGACTACGAGATCACCGACCGGGACGCGCACTTCGCCGGTCTTCTCACCCGCCGTCAGTACCACCCCAGACTGAGCCGCTCGGAGAAGTCAGAACTCGCCAGGCAACTGTCCGGGCACCCGTTGCTGGCTGGCATGACCGCGTCGGAGATCTCGGGGCTCATCGCTGCCAGTCACGCATTTGTCTATCCGGAGCATTGGACGATCAGCGCCCAGTCGAGTTGTTCGGACATGTGCTTCCTCATCCTCGAGGGCGAGGTCGCGATGAGTCGGAACCACGAGGACGTGCGGCTCGTCGGGCCGGGAGACGTCATCGGCCTGGCCGATGCGGCGCACCACCACGTGCATCATGAGGCAGCGGTCTCACAGACGCGAGTGACCGGCGTTGCGGTCGATTCCGAGCCGCTGCTGGCGGTGCTGGGTGCGCATGCGCCGGCGCCTGTACGCGAGGGTGCCCTCGCCGCGGCGTACGCGCCAGCCGGAGTGGCCGTCTCCTGA
- a CDS encoding MarR family winged helix-turn-helix transcriptional regulator, with the protein MPQPATEIVMYAARLIRQVRRELDLPAYIRVLSLLDELGPTGISQLATADNCAQPTMSAQIRQIELDGYVSRRPHPDDARSSLIELTAAGRTELATMRTALGAAAAARLGDCTPAEVATTIHVLRTLTSEVSE; encoded by the coding sequence ATGCCCCAGCCAGCCACCGAGATCGTGATGTACGCCGCGCGGCTCATCCGACAGGTACGACGCGAACTCGATCTTCCTGCCTACATCCGGGTGCTCTCACTGCTCGATGAGCTCGGACCGACCGGGATCTCGCAGCTCGCCACCGCCGACAACTGTGCCCAACCGACGATGTCCGCGCAGATCCGCCAGATCGAACTCGACGGGTACGTCAGCCGCCGCCCGCACCCCGATGATGCCCGGAGTTCGCTGATCGAGCTCACCGCCGCGGGGCGTACCGAACTGGCAACCATGCGGACAGCGCTCGGGGCTGCCGCGGCAGCACGCCTCGGTGACTGCACCCCCGCCGAGGTGGCCACCACGATCCACGTGCTTCGCACCTTGACCTCGGAGGTCTCTGAATGA
- a CDS encoding DUF5994 family protein, whose protein sequence is MATNPQSTRFSYRAKPDRVLPDAVWWPGNRSLSDQLPALVSLWPVAAGHISRILYSPPDWDDRPRQVDVGDRIMKTGCFPRDDTHLVTLTLANGEHRTVRIIQPDASAEDARSALTGVEGDDHSEWDSEGGHHHERAQAV, encoded by the coding sequence ATGGCCACGAATCCGCAATCAACTCGTTTTTCCTACCGCGCGAAGCCAGATCGCGTACTTCCCGACGCGGTCTGGTGGCCCGGGAATCGCTCGCTGAGCGATCAGCTTCCCGCCCTTGTCTCGCTGTGGCCCGTCGCCGCCGGCCATATCTCCAGGATCCTGTACTCGCCGCCCGACTGGGACGATCGTCCTCGCCAGGTCGATGTCGGTGATCGGATCATGAAGACGGGTTGTTTCCCACGAGACGACACCCATCTGGTCACTCTGACCCTTGCGAACGGCGAGCATCGTACGGTCCGGATCATTCAGCCCGACGCCTCCGCCGAGGATGCGCGCTCCGCTCTCACCGGCGTGGAGGGTGATGACCATTCCGAGTGGGACAGCGAGGGCGGGCACCACCACGAACGGGCGCAGGCCGTCTGA
- the clpS gene encoding ATP-dependent Clp protease adapter ClpS → MTAPIELDDPRTEDLVVSDTPWITIVWNDPVNLMSYVTFVFQQYFGYPKKRAEKLMMEVHRDGRSTVSNGTREAMERDVQAMHEFGLWATLEKQT, encoded by the coding sequence ATGACCGCTCCCATCGAGCTGGACGATCCACGTACCGAGGACCTCGTCGTCTCCGACACACCGTGGATCACCATCGTCTGGAACGACCCGGTGAACCTGATGTCGTACGTGACGTTCGTCTTCCAGCAGTACTTCGGCTACCCGAAGAAGCGCGCCGAGAAGTTGATGATGGAGGTGCACCGGGACGGCCGCAGCACGGTCAGCAACGGCACCCGCGAGGCGATGGAGCGCGACGTCCAGGCAATGCACGAATTCGGGCTGTGGGCGACGTTGGAGAAGCAGACGTGA
- a CDS encoding DEAD/DEAH box helicase: MGRPPRRLQRRQGVTFRLRAWQQEALSRYLDERPRDFLAVATPGAGKTTFALAIAAELLSRRVIERVTIVTPTDHLKTQWAEAAARAGIPIDPAYSVGQGKTSAEYVGVALTYAGVAVNPLALRIRTERFKTLVILDEIHHAGDAMSWGEGVREAFQPATRRISLTGTPFRSDINPIPFVTYVPGSDGIGRSVADYTYGYAEALADHVVRPVLFMAYSGDMSWRTRAGDEITARLGEPLTKDLTAQALRTALDPSGSWIPAVLSAADKRLDEVRKNVPDAGGLVIASDQDSARAYAKTLKQITGELPTIVLSDEKAASKKIATFSTGDARWMVAVRMVSEGVDVPRLAVGVYATTTATPLFFAQAVGRFVRARARGETASVFLPSVPSLLGFAAELEVARDHVLARRANPDDLFDSEDALLAQAQAGDGASDELNNEWAALDSQARFDRVLFDGGEFGHAGEVHVGSDEEMDFLGIPGLLDPAQMRELLQQRVAKGAKDKMRDDRAAQASEALTETATFDQLGVLRRELNSLVAAWHHRTSEPHGVIHSRLRKACGGPAAAVATGDQLRARIDQLRDWAAKPAV; the protein is encoded by the coding sequence CTGGGAAGGCCTCCCCGACGACTCCAGCGGCGACAAGGAGTGACCTTCCGCCTTCGGGCGTGGCAGCAGGAAGCGCTGTCGCGCTATCTGGACGAGCGTCCACGTGACTTCCTGGCGGTCGCAACGCCGGGTGCCGGCAAGACCACCTTCGCGCTGGCCATCGCCGCCGAACTGCTCTCGCGCCGGGTGATCGAACGCGTCACCATCGTGACCCCGACCGATCACCTCAAGACCCAGTGGGCCGAGGCCGCAGCACGGGCCGGGATCCCGATCGACCCGGCGTACTCGGTCGGTCAAGGCAAGACCTCGGCGGAGTATGTGGGTGTTGCGCTGACGTACGCCGGCGTCGCCGTCAACCCGCTGGCGCTGCGGATCCGGACCGAGCGATTCAAGACGCTGGTCATCCTCGACGAGATCCACCACGCCGGCGATGCGATGAGTTGGGGTGAGGGCGTACGCGAGGCGTTCCAGCCCGCGACCCGACGCATCTCGCTCACCGGCACGCCGTTCCGCTCAGACATCAACCCGATCCCGTTCGTGACCTACGTTCCAGGCTCGGACGGGATCGGTCGCTCGGTGGCCGATTACACGTACGGCTACGCCGAGGCGCTCGCTGATCATGTCGTCCGCCCGGTGCTGTTCATGGCGTACTCGGGCGACATGTCCTGGCGTACGCGCGCCGGTGACGAGATCACCGCTCGGCTGGGGGAGCCGCTGACGAAGGACCTCACCGCGCAGGCGCTCCGGACGGCGTTGGACCCGTCGGGGTCGTGGATCCCGGCGGTGCTCTCGGCTGCGGACAAGCGTCTGGACGAGGTACGCAAGAACGTCCCGGACGCCGGCGGACTGGTGATCGCCTCGGACCAGGACAGCGCCCGCGCGTACGCGAAGACCCTGAAGCAGATCACCGGGGAACTGCCGACGATCGTCCTGTCCGACGAGAAGGCGGCCTCGAAGAAGATCGCAACCTTCTCCACGGGCGACGCGCGCTGGATGGTCGCCGTCCGGATGGTGTCGGAAGGCGTCGACGTACCCCGTCTGGCCGTCGGTGTGTACGCCACGACCACCGCGACGCCCCTGTTCTTCGCCCAGGCCGTGGGCCGTTTTGTACGTGCTCGTGCACGTGGTGAGACCGCCTCGGTGTTCCTGCCTTCGGTGCCCTCACTGCTCGGCTTCGCCGCCGAACTGGAAGTCGCACGCGATCACGTCCTGGCCAGGCGTGCCAACCCCGATGACCTGTTCGACAGCGAGGACGCTCTGCTCGCGCAGGCCCAGGCCGGCGACGGGGCCAGCGACGAGCTCAACAACGAGTGGGCGGCACTCGACTCCCAGGCGCGGTTCGACAGGGTGCTCTTCGACGGCGGCGAGTTCGGCCATGCGGGTGAGGTCCATGTCGGATCGGATGAGGAGATGGACTTCCTCGGTATCCCGGGCCTGCTCGACCCCGCGCAGATGCGTGAGTTGCTGCAGCAACGTGTGGCCAAGGGTGCCAAGGACAAGATGCGTGACGACCGTGCTGCGCAAGCCTCGGAGGCTCTGACCGAGACGGCGACATTCGATCAGCTCGGCGTACTGCGCCGTGAACTCAACTCACTTGTCGCCGCGTGGCACCACCGGACCTCGGAGCCGCACGGCGTCATCCACTCGCGACTGCGCAAGGCGTGTGGGGGACCCGCGGCTGCTGTGGCGACCGGTGACCAGCTCCGGGCCCGGATCGACCAGTTGCGCGACTGGGCCGCGAAGCCTGCGGTGTGA
- a CDS encoding MFS transporter, with amino-acid sequence MSLLKQPRAVWAVAFACVIAFMGIGLVDPILKSIAAKLGASPSQVSLLFTSYMAVMGVAMLITGWVSSRIGPKKTLLIGLLLIIISAALAGSSSTVGAVIGFRAGWGLGNALFIATALATIVAASSGGVGNAIILFEAALGLGIASGPLVGGLLGQQSWRAPFFGVSVLMAIALVATFFLLPATPAPARRTSLSEPLKALRHPGLALLAVVAVFYNLGFFTLLAAGPFALPTYGVMQIGWTFFGWGLLLAVASVWVAPALQRRFGTVPVLMAALGLFALDLLIMAIGADNETTVTAGIVVAGAFLGVTNTLVTEAVMHAAPVERPVASAAYSFVRFSGGAAGPYIAGKLLQHDGVNAPFYFGAIAVALGTVALAFGGGLLKQTPVETGEQLLEDVLVAD; translated from the coding sequence ATGAGTCTGTTGAAGCAACCGCGCGCCGTGTGGGCGGTGGCATTCGCCTGCGTCATCGCCTTCATGGGCATCGGCCTGGTGGACCCGATCCTCAAGTCGATCGCCGCCAAGCTCGGCGCCTCGCCGAGCCAGGTCAGCCTGTTGTTCACCAGCTACATGGCGGTCATGGGCGTCGCGATGCTCATCACCGGCTGGGTCTCGAGCCGGATCGGTCCGAAGAAGACACTGCTCATCGGACTGCTGCTCATCATCATCTCGGCGGCGCTCGCTGGCAGCTCCAGCACGGTGGGTGCCGTGATCGGCTTCCGCGCCGGCTGGGGTCTGGGCAATGCCCTCTTCATCGCCACCGCACTGGCCACCATCGTGGCCGCGTCGTCAGGCGGCGTCGGCAACGCGATCATCCTGTTCGAGGCAGCCCTGGGCCTCGGCATCGCCTCCGGGCCGCTGGTCGGCGGCCTGCTCGGTCAGCAGTCCTGGCGCGCACCGTTCTTCGGCGTCTCGGTGCTGATGGCGATCGCCCTGGTGGCCACGTTCTTCCTGCTGCCAGCGACACCCGCGCCGGCACGGCGTACGTCCCTCTCCGAGCCCCTCAAGGCCCTACGCCACCCGGGTCTGGCTCTGCTCGCGGTCGTGGCGGTCTTCTACAACCTCGGCTTCTTCACGCTCCTGGCCGCAGGCCCGTTCGCCCTGCCGACGTACGGCGTGATGCAAATCGGCTGGACCTTCTTCGGCTGGGGGCTACTGCTGGCCGTCGCATCCGTCTGGGTCGCACCTGCGCTGCAGCGCCGCTTCGGAACAGTGCCGGTCCTGATGGCCGCCCTCGGGCTGTTCGCTCTCGATCTGCTGATCATGGCCATCGGAGCCGACAACGAGACAACTGTGACGGCGGGCATCGTCGTTGCCGGAGCGTTCCTGGGTGTGACCAACACGCTCGTGACCGAGGCGGTGATGCATGCAGCACCCGTCGAGCGCCCGGTCGCCTCGGCTGCGTACTCGTTCGTTCGCTTCTCCGGCGGCGCCGCCGGTCCGTACATCGCCGGCAAGCTGCTGCAGCACGACGGTGTCAACGCACCGTTCTACTTCGGCGCGATCGCCGTCGCGCTCGGTACCGTCGCGCTCGCCTTCGGCGGCGGGCTGCTCAAGCAGACACCGGTCGAGACCGGCGAGCAGCTGCTTGAGGACGTCCTCGTCGCCGACTGA
- a CDS encoding slipin family protein: protein MSAVIGVVAALAVVALLGLVLSVRVVKQYEQGVLFRLGRVIGVREPGLRFIIPVVDVLHRVSFRIVTMPIQSQGIITRDNVSVDVSAVAYFRVTDAVKAVVAIEDVHTAINQIAQTTLRKVVGQHTLDETLSETDRINVSIREFLDGVTSGWGVEVTLVELKDIQLPDSMKRAMARQAEAEREKRAKIINAEGESLAAAALGDASDVMMQHPLALQLRNLQTLIELGVDKNTTIVFPAPLMSTVAELGAFLARESAAAE, encoded by the coding sequence ATGTCTGCTGTCATCGGTGTGGTGGCCGCGCTGGCTGTCGTCGCGCTGCTCGGTCTCGTCCTGTCCGTGAGGGTCGTCAAGCAGTACGAGCAGGGCGTGCTCTTCCGTCTGGGCCGGGTCATCGGAGTACGAGAGCCCGGCCTGCGCTTCATCATCCCCGTGGTGGATGTGTTGCACCGGGTCAGCTTCCGCATCGTGACGATGCCGATCCAGTCACAGGGCATCATCACGCGTGACAACGTCAGCGTGGATGTCTCCGCGGTGGCCTACTTCCGGGTCACGGATGCAGTCAAGGCCGTCGTCGCGATCGAGGACGTCCACACGGCGATCAACCAGATCGCCCAGACCACGCTGCGCAAGGTCGTGGGCCAACACACGCTGGACGAGACGCTCTCCGAGACCGATCGGATCAACGTGTCCATCCGCGAATTCCTCGACGGCGTCACGAGCGGGTGGGGAGTGGAAGTCACGCTGGTCGAGCTCAAGGACATCCAACTGCCCGACAGCATGAAGCGCGCAATGGCGCGTCAGGCCGAAGCCGAGCGGGAGAAGCGCGCGAAGATCATCAACGCCGAGGGTGAGTCGTTGGCTGCTGCCGCGCTGGGTGACGCCTCGGACGTGATGATGCAGCACCCGCTGGCGCTGCAGTTGCGAAACCTCCAGACGCTCATCGAGCTCGGTGTCGACAAGAACACCACCATCGTCTTTCCAGCTCCACTGATGAGCACCGTGGCCGAACTCGGGGCGTTCCTTGCCCGCGAGTCAGCGGCCGCTGAGTGA
- a CDS encoding TetR/AcrR family transcriptional regulator: MPKPTVSKLVPKVPLPSVPGTSRRISASTKRTLIDLAKVLFTENGYASTSLDAIVARAEVTKGALYHHFSGKQALFEAVFEDLEQEAVRIVEQAMKDVRDPWDRAIEGLRSFLGAVQDPSYRRLVIQEGPAVLGYERYREHEERSALVMVQDIIESTIGALGQDLTDDFKATWSRIFMGALSAAGEDVSLSADPEAAASRVEVLIGLIFSGLQNLAPRPQVEDTAKQA; this comes from the coding sequence GTGCCCAAGCCGACAGTGAGCAAACTCGTGCCCAAGGTCCCGCTGCCATCGGTTCCGGGGACGTCGCGCAGGATCTCGGCCTCCACCAAACGGACGCTGATCGATCTGGCCAAGGTGCTCTTCACCGAGAACGGGTACGCGAGCACCTCCCTCGACGCCATCGTCGCGCGCGCCGAAGTCACCAAGGGCGCGCTGTATCACCACTTCAGCGGCAAGCAGGCCCTCTTCGAGGCGGTCTTCGAGGACCTCGAGCAGGAAGCCGTGCGCATCGTCGAACAGGCGATGAAGGACGTACGCGACCCCTGGGACCGGGCGATCGAGGGTCTGCGGAGCTTCCTCGGCGCAGTGCAGGACCCGTCGTACCGCCGACTGGTCATCCAGGAGGGCCCGGCGGTGCTCGGGTACGAGCGCTACCGCGAGCACGAAGAGCGTTCCGCGCTCGTGATGGTGCAGGACATCATCGAATCGACCATCGGTGCCCTCGGACAGGACCTCACCGACGACTTCAAGGCGACCTGGTCGCGGATCTTCATGGGTGCACTGTCGGCAGCCGGCGAGGACGTGTCCCTGTCCGCCGATCCCGAGGCAGCCGCCAGCCGCGTCGAGGTGCTGATCGGGCTGATCTTCAGCGGCCTGCAGAACCTCGCGCCCCGACCCCAGGTCGAGGACACCGCAAAACAGGCCTGA
- a CDS encoding DUF3048 domain-containing protein, which translates to MRRVVTALALSSLALTACGGGKSISAPSSAGTSSAPAAPAFWPLTCEPLNGGSAATTHPVYIAKIPNDSNARPQYGLASADFVYEELVEGGLTRLGAFFYSNLPSKVGPIRSTRLTDIGLAKPLGAHVVTSGGADVTIKAVAAAGIPLITMSNPHVRRILDGTHPGVDSVYADLKQLGVEANQPSATPASFLPCGKFKGSGTATSITVKFSGASTTKWSYAGGKYTMTNGYMNAGDAFQPTTIIVIKVRTSDSGYGGYQGAYVPESHFDGSGKAIIFSGGKVVKGTWHKNGVNGTPTFTDSAGHPIYINPGHTFLEMIPNGNDPQVAEGTVTFS; encoded by the coding sequence GTGCGCCGAGTTGTCACTGCCCTTGCCCTGTCCAGCCTCGCCCTGACCGCCTGCGGCGGCGGGAAGTCGATCAGCGCGCCCAGTTCCGCCGGCACCTCCTCGGCCCCGGCTGCGCCCGCGTTCTGGCCGCTCACCTGTGAGCCGCTCAACGGCGGCAGCGCTGCGACCACGCACCCCGTCTACATCGCGAAGATCCCCAACGACTCGAACGCCCGGCCGCAGTACGGCCTGGCTTCCGCGGACTTCGTCTACGAGGAGTTGGTGGAGGGCGGTCTGACCCGCCTCGGCGCCTTCTTCTACTCCAACCTGCCGTCGAAGGTGGGTCCGATCCGGTCGACCCGACTGACCGACATCGGACTGGCCAAGCCGCTGGGGGCGCATGTCGTCACCTCCGGCGGTGCGGATGTCACAATCAAGGCCGTCGCGGCAGCGGGCATCCCTCTCATCACCATGAGCAACCCGCATGTCAGGCGGATTCTCGACGGCACCCACCCGGGGGTCGACAGTGTGTACGCCGATCTGAAGCAACTCGGCGTCGAGGCGAACCAGCCGTCGGCCACGCCGGCCTCCTTCCTGCCCTGCGGCAAGTTCAAGGGCAGCGGCACCGCGACCTCGATCACCGTGAAGTTCTCCGGCGCGAGCACGACCAAGTGGTCGTACGCGGGCGGCAAGTACACGATGACCAACGGCTACATGAACGCCGGCGACGCATTCCAGCCGACCACGATCATCGTGATCAAGGTCAGGACGTCGGACTCCGGGTATGGCGGCTACCAGGGCGCGTACGTGCCTGAGTCGCACTTCGACGGCAGTGGCAAGGCGATCATCTTCTCGGGCGGCAAGGTCGTGAAGGGAACGTGGCACAAGAACGGGGTCAACGGCACGCCGACCTTCACCGACTCCGCCGGGCACCCGATCTACATCAACCCGGGTCACACGTTCCTGGAGATGATCCCGAACGGCAACGACCCGCAGGTCGCGGAGGGCACCGTCACGTTCAGCTGA
- a CDS encoding DUF3039 domain-containing protein yields the protein MGFLGFGSKSDTAVKERTDDRTREVPLEEGDHDRFSHYVDKDTLTEAMVMGYPVVGLCGKVWVPSRDGAKFPVCPECKEIWEGLPDDSSGDKE from the coding sequence ATGGGTTTCCTCGGATTCGGCTCGAAGAGCGACACGGCCGTCAAGGAGCGCACGGACGATCGGACTCGTGAGGTCCCGCTCGAGGAGGGCGATCACGATCGCTTCTCGCACTACGTCGACAAGGACACCCTGACCGAGGCGATGGTGATGGGTTATCCCGTCGTCGGTCTGTGCGGCAAGGTCTGGGTTCCGAGTCGTGACGGGGCCAAGTTCCCGGTCTGCCCCGAGTGCAAGGAGATCTGGGAAGGCCTCCCCGACGACTCCAGCGGCGACAAGGAGTGA
- a CDS encoding glycoside hydrolase family 13 protein gives MTPTDGAEWWRSAVVYQIYPRSFADSDGDGVGDLRGVIAHLDHLVDLGIGVIWLGPVYPSSQADNGYDITDYQDIDPVFGSLEDLDALLAAIHARGMRLILDLVVNHSSHRHPWFVESRRSTVNPYADWYFWRDPRPGTVGGQPGAEPNNWGAAFSGPAWTWVPERAQYYLHLFSPSQPDLNWENAEVRDAVFSMMNWWLDRGIDGFRMDVINFIAKDRDLPDVPAPAGGYGDGMPHFANRPELKGYLREMNERVFDPRPGRYLRVGEMPHVSPEQAREFTDTENALLAMVFQFDHVSLDQQGDKWTPRTASVNDLRDTLVRWQLALSDGGWNSLYWNNHDQPRVVSRYGNDTTFWRESATALATVLHLHRGTPYVYQGEEIGMTNMPFDSIADLRDVESLAYYAAAVDGSGADPAAAMAALRRQSRDNARTPMQWTGAAGAGFSDGTPWIAANPNHSWLNVAAQRDDPGSIYQHYKALIALRHSRSVLVMGGFRVIETGRDQIYAFARTWGDETVEVYANLSNSPISFDLASAGGRVLLLTNYHESDPESEALRPWEARVYEC, from the coding sequence GTGACGCCCACGGATGGAGCCGAATGGTGGCGCTCAGCCGTCGTCTATCAGATCTACCCGCGCAGCTTCGCGGACTCGGACGGGGACGGCGTCGGCGATCTTCGAGGCGTGATCGCACACCTGGACCACCTCGTCGATCTGGGGATCGGCGTGATCTGGCTCGGCCCGGTCTACCCGTCTTCGCAGGCCGACAATGGGTACGACATCACCGACTATCAGGACATCGACCCGGTCTTCGGCTCGCTCGAGGACCTGGATGCGTTGCTCGCGGCTATCCACGCCCGTGGAATGAGGCTGATCCTGGACCTGGTGGTCAACCACTCCTCACACAGGCACCCCTGGTTCGTTGAATCACGCCGGTCGACGGTGAATCCGTACGCCGACTGGTATTTCTGGCGTGATCCCCGCCCGGGAACCGTCGGCGGTCAACCAGGTGCCGAGCCCAACAACTGGGGTGCGGCATTCTCCGGGCCGGCGTGGACGTGGGTGCCCGAACGCGCGCAGTACTACCTGCATCTCTTCTCGCCGAGCCAACCCGATCTCAACTGGGAGAACGCTGAGGTCCGTGACGCAGTGTTCTCGATGATGAATTGGTGGCTGGACCGCGGGATCGACGGATTCCGGATGGATGTCATCAACTTCATCGCGAAGGACCGTGATCTGCCGGACGTGCCCGCACCAGCAGGCGGGTACGGCGACGGGATGCCGCACTTCGCGAATCGGCCAGAGCTGAAGGGATACCTGCGGGAGATGAACGAGCGGGTTTTCGACCCTCGGCCGGGTCGATACCTCAGGGTGGGGGAGATGCCCCACGTGAGTCCCGAGCAGGCGCGCGAGTTCACCGATACCGAGAATGCGCTTCTGGCCATGGTGTTCCAGTTCGATCACGTCTCGCTGGACCAGCAGGGTGACAAGTGGACTCCGCGCACCGCCTCGGTCAACGACCTGCGTGACACCCTCGTACGCTGGCAACTCGCCTTGAGCGATGGTGGTTGGAACAGTCTGTACTGGAACAACCATGACCAGCCGCGGGTCGTGTCCCGCTACGGCAACGACACGACGTTCTGGCGTGAGTCGGCGACCGCCCTGGCCACGGTGCTGCATCTTCATCGCGGGACGCCGTACGTCTATCAGGGCGAAGAGATCGGCATGACCAACATGCCGTTCGACTCCATCGCGGATCTGCGGGATGTCGAGTCCCTGGCCTACTACGCCGCCGCTGTGGACGGCAGCGGGGCAGACCCGGCTGCTGCGATGGCTGCCCTGCGACGGCAGAGTCGCGACAATGCGCGTACGCCGATGCAGTGGACTGGTGCGGCCGGTGCCGGATTCAGCGACGGCACTCCGTGGATCGCAGCCAACCCGAATCATTCGTGGCTCAACGTCGCAGCGCAGAGGGACGACCCGGGGTCGATCTACCAGCACTACAAAGCTCTGATCGCGTTACGCCACAGTCGGTCGGTCCTCGTGATGGGTGGATTCAGGGTGATCGAGACCGGTCGCGACCAGATCTACGCATTCGCCCGTACGTGGGGAGACGAGACCGTGGAGGTGTATGCCAACCTGTCGAACTCGCCGATCAGTTTCGATCTCGCCAGCGCCGGCGGCCGAGTGTTGCTGCTGACGAACTACCACGAATCGGACCCTGAATCAGAGGCCCTTCGCCCATGGGAGGCGCGTGTGTACGAGTGCTGA
- a CDS encoding glycosyltransferase family 4 protein codes for MPSRPTIHFIWEFGIPLPAGTGGSENYTIGHVRELNRRGVRAEIVTVGVVGPDGRDEFPGVPFRALDTVAEVGRLDGIVVFVTEFPSVATRRRAFQMLHVPPPIHVADRVRVAARMRDRTLIATSQFAAHMWASFLSVDETEVRVVYPFAEPCFGEVERSEAGADVVRVLFAGRLSPEKGVFTLLSMLHLDMASPGVAMSITATTAGSDKPHGAVIRRLLAAHPDIRLVEARKTPEAMAALMAQHDVVVMPSNGQYWHETFGIVSIEAQHAGCQVVASDDGGLPETDCGAITFVVPDDAAALAVGINRALARGPQSRADRAGAARRFTVAQSATDLLAVLDRIPASTPSLAVVELDELVSGTLRTPQSAVATALSTAVHLSGAGA; via the coding sequence ATGCCCTCGCGCCCGACGATCCACTTCATCTGGGAGTTCGGCATTCCCCTGCCCGCGGGCACCGGCGGATCCGAGAACTACACGATCGGGCATGTCCGCGAGCTCAACCGGCGAGGTGTCCGCGCTGAGATCGTGACTGTCGGCGTCGTCGGCCCAGATGGTCGCGACGAATTTCCCGGGGTCCCTTTCCGGGCTCTCGACACGGTGGCCGAGGTCGGTCGCCTGGACGGGATCGTCGTGTTCGTGACGGAGTTCCCCTCCGTGGCGACTCGCCGGCGAGCGTTCCAGATGCTGCACGTCCCGCCACCGATCCACGTCGCGGACCGGGTACGCGTGGCCGCGCGAATGCGTGATCGCACGCTCATCGCCACGAGCCAGTTCGCTGCGCACATGTGGGCCAGCTTCCTGAGCGTCGACGAGACCGAGGTGCGGGTCGTGTACCCGTTCGCGGAGCCGTGCTTCGGTGAGGTCGAGCGGTCCGAGGCCGGTGCCGATGTCGTACGCGTCCTGTTCGCAGGTCGGTTGAGCCCGGAGAAGGGCGTCTTCACTCTGCTGTCCATGCTCCACCTCGACATGGCGAGTCCGGGCGTCGCGATGAGCATCACGGCGACGACGGCCGGATCGGACAAGCCGCATGGCGCGGTGATCCGACGGCTGCTGGCGGCCCACCCGGACATCCGCCTGGTGGAGGCACGCAAGACCCCGGAGGCGATGGCGGCTCTGATGGCACAGCACGACGTCGTGGTGATGCCGTCGAATGGCCAGTACTGGCACGAAACCTTTGGGATCGTGTCGATCGAGGCCCAACATGCGGGCTGCCAGGTCGTCGCCTCGGACGACGGTGGTCTGCCGGAGACGGACTGCGGTGCGATCACCTTCGTCGTGCCTGACGACGCGGCTGCCTTGGCAGTCGGGATCAATCGGGCGCTGGCCCGCGGGCCGCAATCGAGAGCAGATCGGGCCGGAGCAGCACGCCGGTTCACTGTTGCCCAATCAGCGACCGACCTTCTTGCCGTGCTCGACCGCATCCCGGCGAGTACGCCGTCGTTGGCTGTCGTCGAACTCGATGAACTTGTGTCCGGCACGCTCCGTACGCCGCAGTCGGCAGTGGCAACGGCCCTGTCGACTGCGGTCCATCTCAGTGGGGCTGGCGCCTAG